A single region of the Fusarium keratoplasticum isolate Fu6.1 chromosome 7, whole genome shotgun sequence genome encodes:
- a CDS encoding 1-alkyl-2-acetylglycerophosphocholine esterase, protein MLAFLFLFFNIAQAIVVSGPSGPWSVSHKVVELTDESRWDPYAPEDSRHKRRILTSLFIPTQKDQKKCRGEKIDYMPPRTRGGAAKTLGLPNTTFEGLELEFCKASTKKRAPLPIVILSPGFSSIRLLSSAQAQSLASQGNVVITVDHPYDGTIVEFSDGTVVYGANPNDINDEVAEKGVRSEDISFLIDQILEPSSIGGILDGFDTSKIFVYGHSLGGATSAQVALNDDRVLGGLDLDGKLYGSVSEAGLDTPLFVVGADSTGEAASYFKGIMGKVDAAKMFLTINGTGHMSFVDLPLVLSLLDFTAPGLERAIGTVDGKRIASITDDILGAVTSFLFKGKTRPLCQLEDKVEEAVVVERDLKRACR, encoded by the exons ATGTTGGcctttttgtttcttttctttaacATAGCGCAAGCCATCGTGGTCTCAGGACCCTCGGGCCCCTGGTCTGTCTCACACAAAGTCGTGGAACTGACTGACGAGTCTCGATGGGATCCGTATGCTCCTGAAGATAGTCGACACAAGCGACGAATTTTGACGTCGCTTTTTATCCCTACTCAAAAAGATCAGAAGAAATGCCGAGGCGAAAAGATCGACTATATGCCCCCAAGAACTCGCGGGGGCGCAGCCAAAACACTGGGACTTCCCAACACGACCTTTGAGGGGCTAGAGCTTGAATTCTGCAAGGCATCCACGAAGAAGCGGGCACCTCTTCCTATTGTCATATTATCTCCTGGTTTTAGTAGTATCAGACTGCTTTCTAGCGCCCAAGCACAGTCGCTGGCCAGCCAAGGGAACGTGGTCATCACAGTCGATCATCCTTATGACGGTACTATTGTCGAGTTTTCCGACGGCACAGTCGTGTATGGAGCAAATCCAAACGACATAAATGACGAAGTGGCTGAGAAGGGC GTTCGAAGCGAAGATATATCTTTCCTTATTGATCAAATTCTGGAGCCGTCTAGTATAGGGGGCATCCTTGACGGGTTTGACACGAGCAAGATATTTGTCTACGGCCACTCTCTTGGAGGTGCAACCTCGGCTCAAGTTGCTCTCAACGACGACCGTGTTCTTGGCGGTCTTGATCTGGACGGGAAACTGTACGGATCTGTCAGCGAAGCCGGCCTCGATACACCACTCTTTGTCGTTGGTGCCGATAGCACAGGGGAAGCAGCATCATACTTCAAAGGAATCATGGGCAAAGTCGACGCCGCAAAGATGTTCCTCACCATCAATGGGACCGGGCACATGTCCTTTGTAGACCTGCCACTGGTCCTATCGTTGCTGGACTTTACTGCACCTGGTTTGGAGAGGGCAATCGGAACCGTTGATGGCAAGAGGATCGCTAGCATTACAGATGATATTCTTGGGGCAGTGACGAGCTTTCTCTTCAAAGGAAAGACGCGACCTCTTTGCCAGCTTGAGgacaaggttgaagaggctGTCGTGGTAGAGAGGGATCTCAAGAGGGCCTGTCGCTAG
- a CDS encoding MFS domain-containing protein has translation MGLWNRLRPNSAEVTSPSTGESPTNLTPVTSHGKGPAGLSPEDGNPTTTEDAVPTEDVTEGVRDMQAITLVWTKKSLICALISVWFVYLLNAFQSSTAGSLLPYVTSDFGAHSLLTVIDVVASSMTAAVFIPLAKFLDIAGRAEGYLLMVAFADLGLIIMATSKNLSTYCAANVFYQVGFTGLIYSIDVITADATNLQNRALAYAFTSSPYMISAFAGSYASEKMLDTINWPWGFGIFAFLTPVICAPLFCILKYNLHKARKNILPKKPSGRTFSQSVWHYVVEFDALGIFLFAAGLVIFLLPFNIAAMAPNGWATGYIIAMIVVGFVLLVMFALNELYLAPIPFLRFDFLTDRTLVGACLLDLTYQLSYYCWNNYFTSFLQVVNYLSVAEAGYIANTFNVVSGFLLFLVGWGIRKTGYFKWLLWVGVPLYILAQGLMIYFRNPTGYVGYIVMTQIFISVGGSVFTICMQLAVLAAVDHQHVAAALAMLSVTGTVGGSIGSTISGSIWTNTFQKALIMYLPSSALPNLDDIYENLETQLSFPRGSVERIAIQKAYGYAQTRMLAAGTALMAASFVWVALIRNLKVSEMKQTKGNVF, from the exons ATGGGACTGTGGAACAGGCTCCGGCCCAACAGCGCAGAGGTTACCAGCCCGTCGACTGGAGAATCGCCCACCAACCTTACGCCTGTCACCAGCCATGGAAAGGGTCCGGCTGGTCTGTCCCCCGAAGATGGAAACccaaccaccaccgaggatgCTGTGCCGACGGAGGATGTGACAGAAGGTGTCAGGGATATGCAAGCCATCACGCTGGTGTGGACAAAGAAGTCACTCATTTGCGCTCTTATCTCTGTCTGGTTTGTCTACTTGTTGAATGCCTTTCAAAGTTCAACTGCTGGCAGCCTCCTGCCCTATGTCACTAGCGACTTCGGGGCGCATTCACTGCTTACTGTCATTGATGTCGTCGCAAGCTCGATGACGGCTGCAGTCTTCATTCCTCTAGCCAAGTTCCTCGATATTGCTGGTCGAGCTGAGGGCTACCTTCTTATGGTGGCCTTTGCAGACCTGGGCTTGATTATCATGGCTACCAGCAAGAATCTTTCTACCTACTGTGCTGCCAAC GTCTTTTACCAGGTCGGCTTTACTGGTCTCATCTACAGCATCGACGTCATCACAGCCGACGCCACCAACCTCCAGAACCGAGCCTTGGCATATGCCTTCACGTCATCCCCCTACATGATCTCGGCCTTTGCTGGATCATATGCCTCTGAGAAGATGCTCGACACCATCAACTGGCCTTGGGGTTTCGGCATTTTCGCATTCCTCACACCTGTTATCTGTGCACCTCTGTTCTGCATCTTGAAGTACAACTTGCACAAAGCTAGGAAGAATATTCttcccaagaagcccagcGGGCGTACTTTTTCGCAGAGCGTCTGGCACTATGTTGTTGAATTCGATG CTCTTGGCATCTTCCTGTTTGCCGCCGGTTtggtcatcttcctcctgcCGTTCAACATCGCGGCCATGGCCCCCAACGGATGGGCTACAGGATACATCATCGCGATGATCGTTGTTGGATTCGTTCTCCTCGTCATGTTCGCCTTGAATGAGCTCTACCTCGCGCCAATTCCTTTCCTGAGGTTCGACTTCTTGACTGACCGAACCCTGGTTGGTGCCTGTCTTCTGGACCTGACGTATCAGCTCTCTTACTACTGCTGGAACAACTATTTCACGTCCTTTCTGCAAGTCGTCAACTATCTTTCCGTCGCAGAAGCCGGATATATCGCCAACACTTTCAACGTCGTTTCCggtttcctcctcttccttgttGGTTGGGGCATTCGCAAGACAGGATACTTCAAGTGGCTTCTCTGGGTCGGCGTTCCCCTCTATATCTTGGCCCAAGGTCTGATGATTTACTTCCGAAACCCTACTGGATACGTCGGATATATTGTTATGACGCAGATCTTCATCTCTGTGGGTGGCAGTGTCTTCACCATCTGCATGCAGCTCGCCGTTCTCGCAGCTGTCGATCACCAGCATGTGGCCGCAGCCTTGGCTATGCTGAGTGTCACTGGAACTGTCGGTGGCTCTATTGGATCCACCATTTCTGGTTCCATCTGGACCAACACCTTCCAGAAGGCTTTGATCATGTATTTGCCTTCGAGCGCGCTGCCgaacctcgacgacatctaCGAAAACCTGGAAACGCAGCTGAGCTTCCCCAGGGGTAGCGTTGAGCGTATCGCAATCCAGAAGGCCTACGGTTATGCCCAAACCCGAATGTTGGCAGCTGGAACCGCTCTTATGGCGGCATCCTTCGTCTGGGTCGCTCTCATCAGAAACCTCAAGGTCTCAGAGATGAAGCAGACAAAGGGCAACGTCTTCTAG